From the Candidatus Methylomirabilota bacterium genome, the window CGGCGATGGCGAGCGCCTTCGAGGCGACGGGATCGTGCGGCCGCCCCGGCGCGTGGACGCCCTCGCCCGCGGAGACGACCGACGTGATCCCGCCGTGGACGTACGAGTCGAGGAAGTCCACCGTCTTCTGGCGCGGCGTGTAGTCGCCGAGGACGACGTGGCAGTGGGAGTCGATCAGCCCGGGGATGACGGTCGTCCCGCGGCAGTCCACGACGACGTCGGCCGACGCGGCGCCCGTCGTCGTCGCCGCGCCGAGCGCCGCGATCCGCCCGTTCTCCACCAGGATCGCTTCGGCGTTGCCCCGCGGCGCCGCGAGGACGCCGGTGGCGACGGCGCCGATGTTCACGAGGCCGAGGCTCCCCACGCCGTCAGTACTCGCCGAGGCAGCGGTCCACGACGGTCTTCGCCGCCTGCCAGTCGTAGGACTTGAACATGCGCCGGTTCACCACGGGCTGCGAGGCCGAGTAGAACATCTCGTACTGGAGCTGGCGCCCGCCGAACTCGGTGCCGACGAAGTCCCAGATAAGCTTCACGAGCTTGATACGCTCGCGCGCGCCCGCGGCCGCGGACTGGTAGTAGCGCTCGGTGTCGGCGCGCGTCTCCGCGCTCGTGAACGCCGCCTCCGACGACGGCACGTTCTGGAACGCGCCGCCCGCCAGCTCACGCAGCGTCCGCGTCATGTCCACGATGAGCCTCCGCTGGAGACTCATCCCGGCATAGATGTACCGGGGGTGCGGCCGCGCCACGCCGCCGGAGACGAGCGGGGAGCGCTCCGCGGCCAGCACGAGGGCGTCGAAGGCGGCGCAGAGCGCGGCGATGTCGCCGCCGAGCGTGGCCTGCACGCCCGGGTCGGCGTCGGCGGTCTGGACCTCGGCGAGCTTCCACGCGAGGCCGGCCATGAACTCGAGCTTCACGCCGAAGCGGACGAGCGACTGGAAGTTGGCGGTCGTGTGCGAGGGCGAGTCGTGGAACTGGGCGTTGACGAGGTCCACGTCCCGGTAGATGAAGACCTGCTCCCACGGCACGAGCACGTCGTCGAAGACGACGGTCGTGTCGATCTCGTCGAAGCGGGAGGAGAGCGGGTAGTCGAACACGCTCGTCGCGGCGGTGGCGTAGGGCCGGCGCGGATAGAGGCGGAGGCCCTCGGCGTTCATCGGCATCACGAGCGAGATCGCGTAGTCGTCGTCGCCGGGAGCGAGAGGCGTGATGTAGGAGACGAAGAGCCAGTCGGCCATCGTCGCGGACGTCGCGAGCGCGTGGGCGCCGCGGACGACGATCCCCGCGTCGGTCTCGCGGACGACGCCGGGATGGAGGAACGGCTCGGGATGCCGGTGCGCGGGCTTCGAGCGGTCCACCTGGGGCGGCACGATCGCGTAGGTGACGTAGAGGTCCTCGGCGCGCGCGCGCTCGTAGAAGCGCACGACGTTGTCGCCGAAGCGCGCGCCGCCCCGGTCGAAGAGCTGCCGCCACGCGGCGAACGCGGTGAGCACGCACGCGACGTGGTCGGGCGTGCGTCCCATGAGGCCGTACGACGGCTCGGCCCAGAAGCGGTGCGCGCGCCGCCGCGCGCCGAGGTCCTCGGCCGAGCGCGGCACGAGCCACATGTTGCCGTGGCGCGTCCCCGTCGCGGGGTCGGTCCAGGTCAGCGCCGGGTCGGCCTCGGCCGCCTTGGCGCGATCGTAGGTCTGGGCGATCGAGCGGATCGGCTCGGCGAAGGCCGCGTGGCTCGTGACGTCCTTGACGCGCTCGCCGTCGAGGTAGACGGCGCGGCCGTCTCTCAGCGCGGCGACGTAACTCGCTCCCGTGCGCACGCGCCAACCTTGCCACAGCGGGCGCGTAATGACAAACGCGGCGGCCGGGTGGTAATGTCTCGCAACCCCAGATCGGAGGGCCCGCGATCGCGCTCAGCCGTCCGCCGCTCGTCGTCGTCCTGCTCGCCGTCCTGCTCCTGGCCCTCGGCGAGACCGGCGGCGCCGTCATGTCGCAGCTCCGGGGGCCGACCGAGCGCTGGGCCGCGGCGCGCGTCGCGGCGAACGCGCGGGCCCACGGCCTCTCGGGCTCGGTGGAGTACGACGACGAGGTGCGCGCCCGCGCGGTCTACGGCGCCGAGGCGGGG encodes:
- a CDS encoding 4-hydroxyphenylacetate 3-hydroxylase N-terminal domain-containing protein codes for the protein MRTGASYVAALRDGRAVYLDGERVKDVTSHAAFAEPIRSIAQTYDRAKAAEADPALTWTDPATGTRHGNMWLVPRSAEDLGARRRAHRFWAEPSYGLMGRTPDHVACVLTAFAAWRQLFDRGGARFGDNVVRFYERARAEDLYVTYAIVPPQVDRSKPAHRHPEPFLHPGVVRETDAGIVVRGAHALATSATMADWLFVSYITPLAPGDDDYAISLVMPMNAEGLRLYPRRPYATAATSVFDYPLSSRFDEIDTTVVFDDVLVPWEQVFIYRDVDLVNAQFHDSPSHTTANFQSLVRFGVKLEFMAGLAWKLAEVQTADADPGVQATLGGDIAALCAAFDALVLAAERSPLVSGGVARPHPRYIYAGMSLQRRLIVDMTRTLRELAGGAFQNVPSSEAAFTSAETRADTERYYQSAAAGARERIKLVKLIWDFVGTEFGGRQLQYEMFYSASQPVVNRRMFKSYDWQAAKTVVDRCLGEY